The genomic window CACGCGGGTCTTCATGAGGGGACCAGCTGTCAACAGAGCATGAGCACTCGCAAGAACGCACATACACGACATACTCAAACCTGAAAACCGACAACGCGTAAGTCGCGCAGGACCCAGTGAGTCAAAAGAGCCGCGCCTTCTAAGCGACACGATGTGCCCCAGCACACACTAGCACACTCCCAACTACACGTACAAGCAAAATACAAATAAAAGAACGCCGAAGCGGGaagcacacgtacacacaacATACAAAATAAGAAGCGCATTATTTTCTACGCGTCCATTCTATCCCGTACAAAATCAACTCTACCCGGCCCGTcgcaggcccatcgcgtgctgcgaagcagcagcatgcacgcggtacagcagtgcgccaaccCAGCCACCCAAGCACGGCCTCAGGCTCAtactctgcccacccacacaccccgttccgcaggtcgcctcgcagctgcgcccaTCATGCCGGCCGCCCCCGCGGCGCGTCCCCCGGGGTGACGCTCGAGTCGCGCTACCATCCTGTCTAGCACACGGATGGCACTAGCGTCCTCGCGGTCGCAGGTCGCGCCGGCGcatcgccatccacgaccggGCTGCCGGCATGCAgtgcgatgcggcgctcgggctcctccccccccacgtcctaggtgcttgacccttgtcgccaccagaagcggctcggcaagggggtggggtggctGTCtgactccccccctccccccgcagAGTGAGAAGAAGGGGCACTGGGCCCTGATGCCAGCGCTGGGGTGTCCCCTGCCATCAgggcaaaaagagagagagagaatgaatCCGATAAACGGCAATGGtggacacacgcgcacgtcgTGAGATTTGCCTTTCGACGCAACATAACCcagaggggagaaaggagaggaacaAATAGGAAAGAACGGTAGTCGCTACTGCTGGTACTCAGCCCAGTGTATCGGACCTCCTCACCATCCTCTTTTTCTACCTCCCGCGCACGTTCCTCCACACCACCCCCCTGCCCTGCCCCCGTCGGGTACACCGTCAGTGGTGCACGAAACCGACGCAAACGAATTAGGGGAGGAAAGGTACACGAAGACgtggtggggaaggggggggggcggagcaCTGCAACATCAGGTGAGCGAATAAAGAGCAGTCAAAGCACATCAGAGTGAGCAAGGCAAAAACAGGCAGTGccacaacacacgcacaacgtATTTCGCTGTGACATGTGGCGTATGCACTGAGGAAGATGGGTGCAACCTGAGGAACGCTCGACTCAGCCGCGCAGGCAGACGAAAGGCACTAGAACTCAAAGTAGGATCTGCGGTCAGAGGCGGCTGGCTGGAGGCGCGAGGCGCGAGGGTTTCGCGGCGTGGGGCTCTTGCGGTTCATGTCATTCGACCGGTAGGTCAACACCGGTGTGTTCTccatgtcctcctcgccgtcggAAGGCACCCACATGCCTgactcctcgctgctgctctcctggTAAGCATGTCTGCTAGGGGCCGAGTGTACAATTTGTCCACTGTGGCGGCTATGCGGCCCGAGGTGCCGCGCGgagtgctgcgcctgctcgtCGCTCGTCGTGCGGTTCATCATGGAGCCTTTCTGGTCGGCGAATCGGTGAGGTTGGCCCTTCTTCTGCACTGTCGCGGCATCCAAGAACTCGTTAGGCCACGACCGCTGATTACTGCACTCGTCTTGCCGCGAGGAGGGACGTGAGCCGTGCATCGAAGATTGCACTTGGCGCTGAGAGGCGCCGGGGTCGTACCCCGTCGCGACCTCGCCGTTGTTGTGATGCGACGAGGTAGACAGTGTGGTATTACGGCGCTGGTGAGGGTGTCTTACCTCCAAGTCGTTGAGGCGGCGCTCAAACTTGCTGGCGTCGGTGTAGCGGTGTGCACGGGGGGTTTGCGTACCCTCTTCTTGAAAACGCCCCACTGAGTCCACTGCCGTCACGGGAATGCCCCGTCGTGAGACAGCGGGGCTATCGTGCGGTGCCCCCAGCTTCAACGGCTGCACAAGCGGGGCGGTGTTTGTCTGGCCAAAGGCAGACCGCGACGTCGTCATGGTCGCATCACTGCGGAAACTGCTGTTGGCACTGCCGCGAGCGgagcgctgtggctgcgcagcgggTGCGCGTGCCACCTTCGAGTCTACCACGTGCTCGTACTCGCGAGGGTTGCGACGGCAACCAGATGGCGTCATGGAGGCGGTCTCGGCCTGCACCAACTCGCTGTGGCGCCGCATCGGTTGCATCGGCCTGTTGCTAATACTCACCGGGTTGGATGGGTAGTCGGCCTCAGCAggggcgcggcggcggctgacTGACTCGCGAGGGCCATAGAAGTGTAGCGCACCTCGCACCTCCGTTTCCAGCGCCGCGATAGAGTGCCACTCCGCCGGGTCGTAGATCGCCCTCAGCCTCTGCTGGCCCCACATCCCGGTGGCGGAGGTCTGCGATCGCGGCGACGGAATGGCGGAGGGTGCCGTGGAGTTCGTGCGGCTAAAGACAAGTCCCTCAGCAGGGTCGACCTCCACCCCCCGCCTTGCTTGTGAGTCCTCATTCTCGAACGCAGCGTGCTCTTCGCAGAAAGCCGGAGAGGACAAGATGCGCAGTGGAGCTCCAGTGTTCGTCCGGACAGAGGTGCTGTATGTCGAACCGGTGATCATGAGGGGCATTTCTGATCGCAGTCTCAACAGTCCGCGGTACGTACGCGTCCGATAGTCCAGTAGTGTCGCTTGAACTTTGCTTTTGGTGAGGTGCTTCTCTGCGTAGTCCGCGACGGCAGCGGAATAGATGTGTGAGCCGTCAAAAACCTTCGCCAGCTGGACACCACGGAAGAAGGGGTGCGACATCAGTCGCAGTGCCGGCCCGTGCACGCTGCACGGGGTTGGGGCAAAGACGGTATCGAGGATGGTGTCAAAGAAGTCGCGCACCTGAAAAATCCACGGCATATTGACCAAGATGTTCTCCACAGCGCCATCACCggcctcgtcgctgtcggcCTGGAAGGCGATACTGGAGGTGTCGCTCACCCCCTTGGTGGACTTTAGGTACAtagcagcgagagagacgccaATCGGCTTGTTCTGCAcggcgggcagcagcggcacggcgcgCACGATGCGGCGCCCATggtcggcagcggtggtgccaaAGTACTGCAtttcctccgccttcgccaccacCCAGCTGTCGATGAAGCGGCTCACAGATTTGAGCACGCGCTGGTGCACGTagcggcgtgtgcgcagcCCGATCGTTTTCGCTGCCGTGCCCGATGCACCAGAGGTCGTGTCCGTGATCACCTTCTGCCACACATCGAGAATGTGAACCGGAGAGAAGAACTTCGTGAGTGTTGGGGTCGGAGTGGGGATAACGGCAGTCGTTTCAGGGGTCACAAGCGCGCTGCCGTCCCCGGCGAACAACTCAAAGCAGAGAACCAGGTATGTCCACCAGTCATCGCGCATCGTCCAGGGCCGCTCCTCCCTCCCAAAAGAGTCACAAAGCATCTGCTCCAGCACGTACATAGGCGGCAAGTACTCAAGTACGCCACACTGCTGACGCTCGTAGCCCCAGGCGAGAGTGTTGACACCGATGTCGGGCACAAAGAGCTGGATGTTGCTCGACGTTACACTCGGCGTCGGagtcgctttctttttccctgcTGTGCTCACattgctctcttcctcggccTGGCGGCTGCCTTTGGTGGGATCCTCGACACGGAcaagcaggcgctgcggtgggcaCGGGCCTAGCAGCATCCCCTTGCCGTGCAGCGATGTCACCAGAAGAAGCAGCTGGGCAGCGAGCACTTGCGCAATCTCCAgccacacctcctcctttggcCTCAACTCGCACACGCCAGGGTGCAGGACAGCGTGGATAAAGTCCTTGAGCGACATAACGGCCGTTGTGCGCGTCATCTCTCTGAACATTTCATTGGACATGAGCGCGTCGTGTTCGGGCGAGCCTTTCATAGACTCCTCCAGGGACAGCGCCGAAACCCACGGCTCCTGGAAGATGTAGTAGCGCTGATCGTCAACCAGCACGCCATACACGCGGGAGTGAAAAGGTAGGCGAGAGACGTATTCGATCATGATAGCCGCCTCTGCatcctgctgcaggaggcgctccTCTTGCGTCTTCACAGTTTTCCtgttcgccgccgcccgacCTTCCTCTGTCACCGCAGTGCCGTCCCAGGTCGTGGGTGCCATCCGGCCGCGGTTGCGCGGCATCACCCGCACGTCGAACACCTCGGACGTTTTTTGACTCACCGCCCGTCGAATCACACCGAAGGCGGTGAGGCCAACGAGGGTGTCGGCGCTGTGAAGAGCACTGCCACCCTCGGTGTTGGCGGCCTTCGGCAGGCCGAGGGTGCTTGTATAAATGGAGCTACGGCGCCGTTGTCGTCCTGGCGTGCCGATCTGTCCGCTTTgagtgtcgtcgtcgtccccTTCGGCGCTGTGCTCGCCCTCAAAGATAACAAAATCCTCCAGCGTGAGGGGGTCGCGCTCATCGACGTTAGTTTCCTGATCGGCACCGGGTGGTGCCCCTAGTGCTAACGCCGAGAAATCCAGGCAGTTGCTGTGGAAGGCGTTCTCTGTCGGCTGTCCAGGAAGGCTCTTGCCGAACGACGCCACCCACGGCACCATCGGCGACGTCGTCGCGCAGACGCGAAGTTTCGAGTAACTCGCACCGGACACGGCACCACCCTCGCCGTCCACGTGCTGCACGTCCACAATGTCGCACTCCGTGGCCCACAGAAGCGCCTTGTAGGCTGACATGAAGGCTGACTTAGTCgaaaatgagagagagagaccctGCAGGCGACGGTACAACAACACGGTTGTCGCACAGAAACgcggcacctccgccactgtCTTGCCACCTAAGATGCCACCGGTGCGGAAAGGTAGCATGACTAGTGTCAGCTCAATCGTGTACTTCTGTCGAGAGCTGATGGTCACTGTAGTGAGGGTGAGATACTGTCCTGCGATACCCCCTGCCTTGCCAGCATCGTCAGAGGACGTCGGTTCCGTCGCAAACGTAGCGCAGTCATCCTCAAAGTTCATAAGCGCGACCTGGCGGCTCTTCGTCGTCAGTAAGCGCTTCTTGTACTCCCTCAGCACCACCGGATCATCGATAATGCGCGGTGTCAGCGGAAAGGAGGACGCCGGCGGTGCGACGACCTGGCCGAGAGTAAGGCCCTCCGAACCGTAGTTCACCGCTGACGGACTAAGCGACTCGCGTGGGAAGAGAAGTAGCTCGTAGCAGCGCACGTCAAACATTTCATCGCTGCCTACGTGGAGCTGTATGCTGAGAGCCTGCCCGCCGCA from Leishmania panamensis strain MHOM/PA/94/PSC-1 chromosome 32 sequence includes these protein-coding regions:
- a CDS encoding protein kinase, putative (TriTrypDB/GeneDB-style sysID: LpmP.32.0280), encoding MTSRFKQFLVTDSDEDTTLRDAQETLPQPSTEAETAQTAPQTSVTLNPASQNAFSGTQVSVETPALYEATAPVGTATHISLHTATPLNRSVASSTHFVEESVSHGVDGGGNPADLTVGTSISFQESPIPRGGAEQVSASPQSINFSAAAFSPLLSVRSDSMSARPAPKMPSRADSGYAFNASRTLAADANMSAPQEESEEPKVRAEAEQSQRSKSQLFTATTDGVTPRESGASVASDDQDKKGTKVVGRRVVERRKKGADPSDSEKLMRIDEQVIRPGRANGAASTAATPVESPRTPGGELRRLPPRVPTTRADSRGVSPLLPRRAHSAKDAQLSTRSHNSNSSVANPLLILQSSQLRRSPQMPSSTALDETSPTFTVDESGQRVSISQDDGRQTWMLRSPRRGDTAAACAQEVPPPPQKLSRRAQDTLAQKRRTLEVGVKKRRIDSTEDCVEPEKRLSTSRRTRGAFAFPAAAFYSDKVAHHHCEIAIWLQDNQWTKYVYDGMEVCTEVRRASATVTNREDTEKVVRTLQPVQVEPSVGGTGMCMCVVYDSTNEDDALRRLIDSNYAREDGVRRYLNLQPMQLANVETHQMVDPQLESPGRRSVSPSEAQSAVEPMQRSATEQRGLATLGGLWCTVEALGEDGRPAARKGMSAPRRILRICGGQALSIQLHVGSDEMFDVRCYELLLFPRESLSPSAVNYGSEGLTLGQVVAPPASSFPLTPRIIDDPVVLREYKKRLLTTKSRQVALMNFEDDCATFATEPTSSDDAGKAGGIAGQYLTLTTVTISSRQKYTIELTLVMLPFRTGGILGGKTVAEVPRFCATTVLLYRRLQGLSLSFSTKSAFMSAYKALLWATECDIVDVQHVDGEGGAVSGASYSKLRVCATTSPMVPWVASFGKSLPGQPTENAFHSNCLDFSALALGAPPGADQETNVDERDPLTLEDFVIFEGEHSAEGDDDDTQSGQIGTPGRQRRRSSIYTSTLGLPKAANTEGGSALHSADTLVGLTAFGVIRRAVSQKTSEVFDVRVMPRNRGRMAPTTWDGTAVTEEGRAAANRKTVKTQEERLLQQDAEAAIMIEYVSRLPFHSRVYGVLVDDQRYYIFQEPWVSALSLEESMKGSPEHDALMSNEMFREMTRTTAVMSLKDFIHAVLHPGVCELRPKEEVWLEIAQVLAAQLLLLVTSLHGKGMLLGPCPPQRLLVRVEDPTKGSRQAEEESNVSTAGKKKATPTPSVTSSNIQLFVPDIGVNTLAWGYERQQCGVLEYLPPMYVLEQMLCDSFGREERPWTMRDDWWTYLVLCFELFAGDGSALVTPETTAVIPTPTPTLTKFFSPVHILDVWQKVITDTTSGASGTAAKTIGLRTRRYVHQRVLKSVSRFIDSWVVAKAEEMQYFGTTAADHGRRIVRAVPLLPAVQNKPIGVSLAAMYLKSTKGVSDTSSIAFQADSDEAGDGAVENILVNMPWIFQVRDFFDTILDTVFAPTPCSVHGPALRLMSHPFFRGVQLAKVFDGSHIYSAAVADYAEKHLTKSKVQATLLDYRTRTYRGLLRLRSEMPLMITGSTYSTSVRTNTGAPLRILSSPAFCEEHAAFENEDSQARRGVEVDPAEGLVFSRTNSTAPSAIPSPRSQTSATGMWGQQRLRAIYDPAEWHSIAALETEVRGALHFYGPRESVSRRRAPAEADYPSNPVSISNRPMQPMRRHSELVQAETASMTPSGCRRNPREYEHVVDSKVARAPAAQPQRSARGSANSSFRSDATMTTSRSAFGQTNTAPLVQPLKLGAPHDSPAVSRRGIPVTAVDSVGRFQEEGTQTPRAHRYTDASKFERRLNDLEVRHPHQRRNTTLSTSSHHNNGEVATGYDPGASQRQVQSSMHGSRPSSRQDECSNQRSWPNEFLDAATVQKKGQPHRFADQKGSMMNRTTSDEQAQHSARHLGPHSRHSGQIVHSAPSRHAYQESSSEESGMWVPSDGEEDMENTPVLTYRSNDMNRKSPTPRNPRASRLQPAASDRRSYFEF